In the genome of Solibacillus silvestris, one region contains:
- a CDS encoding glucosamine-6-phosphate deaminase: MNVATNFKWIEAANYGELSKIAATIFIDQLKKDSSTVFGMATGGTPEGFYKKLVAAYKAGEVSFKQAKSFNLDEYIGINPANEASYHYYMDYNLFNHIDMKRENIYLPAGNKSNLEKAAAEYDALINAAGNIDIQLLGIGVNGHIGFNEPGTPFDLGTNIVELAQSTREANQVYFDSIDDVPTHAITMGIKTILSSKKIVLLISGASKQEAFERLRSGVVTEDFPASALHNHPDVTVIYTDVK; encoded by the coding sequence ATGAATGTAGCAACAAATTTTAAGTGGATTGAAGCGGCAAACTATGGTGAGTTGAGTAAAATTGCTGCAACAATTTTTATAGATCAATTAAAAAAGGATAGTTCAACGGTATTTGGAATGGCTACAGGAGGTACCCCGGAAGGCTTTTATAAAAAGCTTGTAGCTGCGTATAAGGCAGGCGAAGTATCTTTTAAACAAGCCAAGTCTTTCAACTTGGATGAATATATCGGTATTAATCCGGCAAATGAAGCGAGCTACCATTATTATATGGACTATAACCTGTTTAATCATATCGATATGAAACGGGAAAATATTTATTTACCAGCTGGTAATAAGTCGAATTTAGAAAAAGCTGCCGCTGAATATGATGCATTGATTAATGCGGCGGGAAATATTGATATACAGCTTTTAGGAATTGGTGTAAATGGACATATCGGTTTTAATGAACCTGGAACTCCTTTTGATTTAGGTACAAATATTGTAGAGCTTGCACAGTCTACACGTGAAGCGAATCAAGTCTATTTTGATTCTATTGATGATGTGCCGACACATGCCATTACAATGGGAATCAAAACGATTTTAAGTTCTAAAAAGATTGTATTATTAATTTCAGGTGCATCAAAACAGGAGGCATTTGAACGTTTACGCAGCGGTGTCGTAACAGAAGATTTCCCTGCGAGCGCACTGCACAACCATCCAGATGTGACGGTTATTTATACAGATGTAAAATAA
- a CDS encoding antibiotic transporter: MKFPPQLLLILATLLWGGNFVIGRAVSGDIPPITLAFLRWIVAFLVFFPIAYNRTKKEWPALKQHWGAVIILAITGVAAFNTLVYIGLHDTTSINASLMNSSTPIIIYILSFIFLKERLTKFQMIGTLLSLAGVLFIISGGSLQSLLSFSFNKGDLIVLIAVVCWSFYSLLIKKYAGKLPGYSTFLVTIAIGAIMLLPFAVYELLTTSQAIVWNASTIGAIFYVGIIASIVAFLSWNNGVVSLGANKAGIYLNFIPLFATIFAVLFLNEQLLIAQVIGGIAVITGVFISSIK, translated from the coding sequence ATGAAATTTCCACCACAGCTACTGCTCATTTTGGCTACTTTATTGTGGGGTGGCAACTTTGTAATTGGACGAGCTGTTTCGGGGGATATTCCTCCGATTACACTTGCCTTTTTACGTTGGATTGTCGCCTTTCTCGTATTTTTCCCAATCGCTTACAACCGGACGAAAAAAGAATGGCCTGCGCTGAAACAGCATTGGGGTGCTGTCATCATTTTAGCAATAACAGGAGTTGCCGCATTCAATACACTCGTCTACATCGGCTTGCATGATACAACATCCATTAATGCATCTTTAATGAATTCATCAACACCGATTATTATATACATACTGAGCTTTATCTTTTTAAAAGAACGGTTAACGAAGTTCCAAATGATCGGCACACTGCTTTCTTTAGCCGGAGTGCTATTTATTATATCCGGAGGCTCATTACAAAGCCTGCTTTCATTTTCATTCAACAAAGGGGACTTGATCGTTTTGATAGCGGTAGTGTGCTGGAGTTTCTATTCATTACTCATTAAAAAGTACGCAGGTAAGCTGCCGGGTTATTCAACGTTTTTAGTGACGATTGCAATCGGAGCTATTATGTTACTGCCGTTCGCAGTATATGAACTTCTAACAACATCACAAGCAATCGTATGGAACGCTTCGACAATTGGGGCGATTTTTTATGTAGGGATCATTGCTTCGATAGTTGCCTTTTTAAGCTGGAACAATGGCGTTGTCTCATTAGGAGCAAACAAAGCAGGAATCTATCTAAACTTCATTCCTCTATTTGCCACAATCTTTGCTGTACTGTTTTTAAATGAGCAACTCCTCATCGCTCAAGTAATCGGAGGCATTGCGGTAATTACAGGAGTATTTATTTCATCGATCAAATAA
- a CDS encoding LD-carboxypeptidase yields the protein MKIRPARLQHGDTVGLVNLSSPLNIESLGDKLAFLEELGLKYKLGNTVQAYEGYLAGSDEERIKDFHQMIVDPEVKAVFLVKGGYGISRIIDKISYPLIEDNPKIIWGFSDVTTLHTQVNEFANLVTFHGPMLSSPKGELDPLSKKMFQQLFQPIEIQYTESISPLTTIIPGAVRGELTGGNLNRIVSTLGTKFEIDVRNKILLLEDLGETIEQIDLMLNQLRLSRKLELAAGFVIADFNMPDDTYSYEDVLKVIEGYLKPFNKPAVAGFKIGHCEPNIAIPLGVDVLLDADEKTLSILPGVE from the coding sequence ATGAAAATTCGACCAGCAAGGTTACAGCATGGCGATACAGTAGGATTAGTTAATTTAAGTAGTCCGCTTAATATAGAATCATTAGGGGATAAATTAGCGTTTTTAGAGGAATTAGGTTTAAAGTATAAGCTTGGTAATACGGTACAGGCATACGAAGGCTATTTGGCAGGTTCCGACGAGGAGCGGATTAAAGACTTCCACCAAATGATTGTTGATCCGGAAGTGAAGGCAGTCTTTTTAGTGAAGGGCGGCTACGGAATCTCAAGAATCATCGATAAGATAAGCTATCCATTAATCGAGGACAATCCGAAAATAATTTGGGGCTTTTCCGATGTGACGACTTTACATACACAAGTAAACGAGTTTGCAAATTTAGTGACATTCCATGGTCCGATGCTGTCTAGTCCAAAAGGGGAACTGGACCCTCTTTCTAAAAAAATGTTCCAGCAACTATTCCAGCCGATTGAAATTCAGTATACAGAAAGCATTTCACCTCTTACGACAATTATACCGGGAGCTGTACGCGGCGAATTGACAGGCGGAAATTTAAACCGTATTGTCAGCACACTTGGAACTAAATTTGAAATTGATGTACGCAATAAAATTTTACTACTTGAAGATTTAGGTGAAACAATCGAGCAAATTGATTTAATGCTGAATCAGCTTCGTCTTTCAAGAAAGCTGGAGCTTGCAGCAGGCTTTGTAATAGCAGACTTTAATATGCCGGATGATACATACAGCTATGAAGATGTGCTGAAGGTAATAGAAGGGTATTTGAAGCCGTTTAACAAACCGGCAGTAGCAGGGTTCAAAATTGGTCACTGCGAGCCTAATATTGCGATTCCATTAGGTGTGGACGTATTATTAGATGCAGATGAAAAGACATTAAGCATTTTACCGGGTGTAGAGTAG